A single window of Achromobacter xylosoxidans DNA harbors:
- a CDS encoding formate dehydrogenase subunit gamma, with protein sequence MRQREAKSDLASTGGARGGALALDAAQASASPAVAATARILARLKDQPGPLLPVLHAVQHELGCIPAEAVQTIAEALNLSRAEVHGVITFYPHFRSEPAGRHTLEVCRAESCQAMGGEQLAAHARQALGCDFHASTRDGDFTLEPVYCLGLCAQSPAVMLDGQPHARVTPTKLDRLLHRAREAGQ encoded by the coding sequence ATGCGCCAGCGCGAGGCAAAATCCGATCTGGCTTCCACCGGCGGCGCCCGTGGCGGCGCGTTGGCGTTGGACGCCGCCCAGGCGTCCGCCAGCCCGGCGGTGGCGGCCACCGCCCGCATCCTGGCGCGCCTGAAGGACCAGCCCGGCCCCCTGTTGCCGGTGCTGCACGCGGTGCAGCACGAACTGGGCTGTATTCCGGCCGAGGCGGTGCAGACCATCGCCGAGGCCCTGAACCTGTCGCGCGCCGAAGTCCACGGCGTCATCACCTTCTACCCCCATTTCCGCAGCGAACCCGCCGGGCGCCACACGCTGGAAGTGTGCCGCGCCGAGTCCTGCCAGGCGATGGGCGGCGAACAACTGGCCGCCCATGCGCGCCAGGCGTTGGGCTGTGATTTCCATGCCAGCACGCGCGACGGCGACTTCACGCTGGAGCCGGTGTACTGCCTGGGCCTGTGCGCCCAGTCGCCGGCGGTGATGCTGGACGGCCAGCCGCACGCACGCGTCACGCCGACCAAGCTCGACCGCCTGCTGCATCGCGCGCGGGAGGCCGGCCAATGA